The Paraburkholderia sp. SOS3 genome includes a region encoding these proteins:
- a CDS encoding sigma-54-dependent transcriptional regulator, whose protein sequence is MVTKSIQVLYVEDDELVRRASVQSLQLAGFEVMGHALAESALKLVGADFAGVVVSDIRLPGASGLELLAQCRERAPDVPVILVTGHGDISMAVQAMRDGAYDFIEKPFASERLVETVRRALERRTLVLENLALRRELAEQSSVAPRIIGRSPAIEQVRRLIANVAPTDAAVLINGDTGAGKELIARSLHELSPRRDKPFIAVNCGALPEQMFESEMFGYEPGAFTGAAKRRIGRLEHASGGTLFLDEIESMPLALQVKLLRVLQDGVLERLGSNQPVHVDCRIVAAAKGEMTEHVAAGTFRRDLLYRLNVVTIALPPLSERREDIVPLFEHFLLDAAVRYQRPAPMLTDRQRTGLIQREWPGNVRELRNAADRFVLGIVDDTVATSADDGDTQSLKERVEQFERAVIAEALEQAGGAVALAADRLQLGKATLYEKIKRYGLVARGEGER, encoded by the coding sequence ATGGTGACGAAGAGCATTCAGGTGCTGTATGTCGAAGACGACGAACTCGTGCGGCGCGCGAGCGTGCAGAGCTTGCAGCTCGCGGGCTTCGAAGTGATGGGGCATGCGCTGGCCGAGTCCGCGCTGAAGCTGGTCGGCGCCGATTTCGCCGGTGTCGTGGTCAGCGATATCCGGCTGCCCGGCGCGAGCGGGCTCGAGCTGCTCGCGCAATGCCGCGAGCGCGCACCCGACGTGCCGGTGATCCTCGTCACCGGACACGGCGATATCTCGATGGCCGTGCAGGCGATGCGCGACGGCGCGTACGACTTCATCGAAAAGCCGTTCGCGTCCGAGCGGCTCGTCGAGACGGTACGGCGCGCGCTCGAGCGCCGCACGCTGGTGCTCGAGAATCTCGCACTGCGCCGCGAGCTGGCGGAACAGAGCTCGGTCGCGCCGCGCATTATCGGCCGCAGTCCGGCCATCGAGCAGGTGCGCCGGCTGATCGCGAACGTCGCGCCCACCGATGCGGCCGTGCTGATCAACGGCGACACCGGCGCGGGCAAGGAACTCATTGCGCGCAGCCTGCACGAACTGTCGCCGCGCCGCGACAAGCCGTTTATCGCGGTCAATTGCGGCGCGCTGCCCGAGCAGATGTTCGAGTCCGAGATGTTCGGCTACGAGCCGGGCGCATTCACGGGCGCGGCTAAACGTCGTATCGGCAGGCTCGAGCATGCGTCGGGCGGCACGCTGTTTCTCGACGAAATCGAAAGCATGCCGCTTGCGCTGCAGGTGAAGCTGCTGCGTGTGTTGCAGGATGGCGTGCTCGAGCGGCTCGGTTCGAACCAGCCGGTTCATGTCGATTGCCGGATCGTTGCCGCGGCGAAAGGCGAGATGACGGAGCATGTCGCGGCCGGGACGTTCCGGCGCGACCTGCTGTATCGGCTCAATGTCGTGACGATTGCGCTGCCGCCGTTGTCCGAGCGTCGCGAGGATATCGTGCCGCTTTTCGAGCACTTCCTGCTCGATGCAGCGGTGCGCTACCAGCGGCCTGCGCCAATGTTGACCGACCGTCAGCGCACAGGCCTGATACAGCGCGAGTGGCCCGGCAATGTGCGCGAGCTGCGCAACGCGGCCGATCGCTTCGTGCTTGGCATCGTCGACGACACGGTTGCGACGTCGGCTGACGATGGCGACACGCAGTCGCTGAAGGAGCGTGTCGAACAGTTCGAGCGCGCGGTCATTGCCGAGGCCCTCGAGCAGGCGGGCGGCGCGGTCGCCCTGGCCGCCGATCGCTTGCAGCTCGGCAAGGCGACGCTGTATGAAAAGATCAAGCGGTACGGGCTGGTCGCGCGGGGTGAGGGCGAGCGGTAG
- a CDS encoding M35 family metallo-endopeptidase, which produces MPAFNVTQRLRPDRPDDPDTRSQPGDSTDDANGNHVRDRWDDGGTHVRDTWNDQNGTRAHETWDMDGTHVRNAWSEQTGQHVRDAWAADGSHVHDAWDEQGNHVQEAWTAQGQYLRNAWNELTARTQDMLKHANTVDADPANNRRGPGGSAPASPGDDSSQPESMPGDVGARPPGAGRPRAEPTAGEPEQRPVGDGRYGHGTTGPGRGHGETGSTGHGHGPGGGGGGGGGGGGGGGGGGGGGGGGGGGGGGGGGGGGGGGGGGGGGGGGGGGGGGNVGQMPNAGPGGHAAPPDIEGGAGASQFSQAALNRLNGAPQNLMHLLDLALGRLEKYGANDPEVQQWFGKNANVDEIRRTLERMRQTLASGDYKFSLDPRTRDNWEMAHVFPTDGSHTIHVRPHMLDAVFGKNTPEVTIAHELSHFNDIAGTRDLIYGDQNALNLARTNSSAAMHNAENYGMFIRQVAQLA; this is translated from the coding sequence TTGCCGGCGTTCAATGTCACCCAGCGGTTACGGCCTGACCGGCCTGACGATCCGGACACACGAAGCCAGCCCGGAGATTCGACTGACGACGCCAACGGCAACCATGTCCGCGACCGATGGGACGACGGCGGCACGCACGTACGCGATACGTGGAATGACCAGAACGGCACGCGCGCACATGAGACGTGGGACATGGACGGCACACACGTGCGCAACGCATGGAGCGAACAGACCGGCCAGCACGTACGCGACGCGTGGGCAGCAGACGGTTCGCATGTGCACGACGCGTGGGACGAGCAAGGTAACCATGTGCAGGAGGCATGGACCGCGCAGGGTCAATATCTGCGCAACGCGTGGAACGAGCTGACCGCACGGACGCAGGACATGCTCAAGCATGCCAATACGGTCGATGCGGACCCGGCAAACAATCGGCGCGGCCCGGGCGGATCCGCACCTGCATCGCCGGGCGACGATTCATCGCAGCCGGAGTCGATGCCAGGCGATGTCGGCGCTCGCCCGCCCGGAGCGGGCAGACCTCGTGCCGAACCGACCGCCGGAGAACCGGAGCAACGCCCCGTCGGTGACGGCCGGTACGGCCACGGCACGACGGGTCCGGGACGCGGGCACGGCGAGACCGGTTCAACAGGCCATGGACATGGCCCGGGTGGTGGTGGTGGCGGTGGCGGTGGTGGCGGTGGTGGCGGTGGTGGCGGTGGTGGCGGCGGCGGTGGCGGTGGCGGTGGCGGTGGCGGTGGCGGTGGCGGTGGCGGTGGCGGTGGCGGTGGCGGTGGCGGTGGCGGTGGCGGTGGCGGTGGCGGTGGCGGCAACGTCGGCCAAATGCCGAATGCGGGCCCGGGCGGCCATGCGGCCCCGCCCGACATCGAGGGCGGCGCGGGCGCATCGCAATTCTCGCAGGCGGCGTTGAATCGACTGAACGGCGCGCCGCAAAATCTCATGCATTTGCTCGATCTCGCGCTCGGCAGGCTCGAAAAGTATGGCGCCAACGATCCGGAGGTTCAGCAGTGGTTCGGCAAGAATGCGAACGTCGATGAAATAAGGCGGACGCTGGAGAGGATGCGGCAGACGCTTGCCTCAGGAGACTATAAATTCTCGCTCGACCCGCGAACCCGCGATAACTGGGAGATGGCCCACGTGTTCCCCACCGACGGATCGCACACGATCCACGTGAGGCCGCACATGCTCGATGCCGTGTTCGGTAAAAACACGCCCGAGGTCACGATTGCCCACGAACTGAGCCATTTCAACGATATAGCCGGCACACGCGATCTGATCTACGGCGACCAGAACGCATTGAACCTTGCCAGAACAAACAGCTCGGCCGCCATGCACAACGCGGAAAACTATGGGATGTTCATCCGGCAAGTGGCGCAGCTCGCGTGA